In Aliamphritea ceti, a single window of DNA contains:
- a CDS encoding glycine cleavage T C-terminal barrel domain-containing protein, translating to MAVGYTPTYQLICQAGGQLSYNDDTAMFTLSKLPKAFQIAGSVNANWSTEAVCGDAQRAAALAVNRLAENVAGVSAMAEPAPIADDSANSPNYSWPIFPHPKGKEFVDFDEDLQIKDIVNATRDGYEHVQLVKRYSTCGMGPSQGRHSALATARIVANATGKSVAQTGVTTARPPFAPERLGHLAGRSFYPARYTNMHHRHLEAGAQMLQAGAWFRPAYYGATNQRDNCIAAEVNNVRNNVGLVDVSTLGGIEVRGPDAGEFMNRVYTFGFVKQPLGRARYALMTNEAGVVIDDGVSCRFHDQLFYVTATTGGVDRVYQSMLKWNAQWCLDVDIANVTSAWCGVNIAGPKARDVLSKLCDDIDLSSEAFPYMGVREGHVAGIQARVIRVGFVGELGYEVHVPQHAGEALWDALMVAGEEQGIKPFGIEAQRVLRLEKGHIIIGQDTDAMSTPEEVQMGWAVSNKKPFFVGQRIIRELNKAPQYRSLVGFVVDDPNAPLPQESHLIFDGEKMTGRITSCNYSPTLGKPVGMAYVPPGKTEPGSEITIKVDGVRVAAKVVALPFYDPDTARQNL from the coding sequence ATGGCCGTTGGTTATACCCCAACTTATCAGCTGATTTGTCAGGCAGGTGGTCAGTTAAGCTACAACGACGACACCGCAATGTTCACACTGAGTAAGCTGCCTAAAGCTTTCCAGATTGCCGGTTCCGTGAATGCTAACTGGTCGACTGAAGCGGTATGCGGTGATGCTCAGCGGGCAGCAGCGCTGGCTGTTAACCGCCTGGCGGAGAATGTAGCGGGTGTGAGTGCAATGGCTGAACCGGCACCGATTGCCGATGACAGTGCCAACAGCCCGAACTACAGCTGGCCGATCTTCCCTCATCCGAAAGGTAAAGAATTCGTCGATTTCGATGAAGATCTGCAGATTAAAGATATCGTCAATGCGACCCGCGACGGTTACGAGCATGTTCAGCTGGTGAAGCGTTATTCAACCTGCGGTATGGGGCCTTCACAGGGGCGTCACTCGGCACTGGCAACTGCTCGTATCGTGGCGAATGCTACAGGTAAGAGTGTTGCCCAAACGGGTGTAACGACTGCTCGTCCTCCATTTGCGCCGGAACGTTTGGGACATCTGGCTGGCCGTAGTTTCTATCCGGCCCGTTATACCAACATGCACCACCGTCACTTAGAAGCTGGCGCGCAGATGCTGCAGGCTGGTGCCTGGTTCCGTCCGGCTTACTATGGTGCAACTAATCAGCGCGATAACTGCATTGCTGCTGAAGTAAATAACGTCCGTAACAATGTTGGCCTGGTAGATGTATCGACTCTGGGCGGCATTGAAGTGCGTGGTCCGGATGCCGGTGAATTCATGAACCGGGTATATACCTTCGGTTTTGTGAAGCAGCCATTAGGCCGCGCCCGTTATGCATTGATGACCAATGAAGCCGGTGTAGTGATTGATGACGGTGTGAGCTGTCGCTTCCATGATCAGCTGTTCTATGTAACGGCGACTACTGGCGGCGTCGACCGGGTTTATCAGAGCATGCTGAAGTGGAATGCTCAGTGGTGTCTGGATGTTGATATTGCCAACGTTACCTCTGCCTGGTGTGGCGTGAACATTGCCGGCCCTAAAGCCCGTGACGTACTGAGTAAGCTATGTGATGACATTGACCTGAGCAGTGAAGCTTTCCCATACATGGGGGTTCGTGAAGGCCATGTTGCTGGCATTCAGGCCCGGGTAATTCGGGTAGGTTTCGTTGGCGAACTGGGTTATGAAGTTCACGTACCACAGCATGCCGGTGAAGCCCTTTGGGATGCCCTTATGGTCGCTGGTGAAGAGCAGGGCATTAAGCCTTTTGGAATCGAAGCACAGCGGGTACTGCGTCTGGAAAAAGGTCACATCATTATTGGCCAGGATACAGATGCGATGTCGACCCCTGAAGAAGTTCAGATGGGTTGGGCGGTTTCAAACAAGAAGCCATTCTTTGTGGGACAGCGAATCATTCGTGAACTGAATAAAGCGCCGCAATATCGCTCATTAGTAGGCTTTGTTGTCGATGATCCGAATGCACCACTGCCTCAGGAAAGCCATCTGATTTTTGACGGAGAGAAAATGACCGGACGGATTACGTCCTGCAACTACTCGCCGACATTAGGCAAACCTGTAGGTATGGCTTACGTACCGCCAGGTAAAACTGAGCCAGGTAGTGAAATCACTATCAAAGTCGATGGTGTGCGGGTTGCAGCTAAAGTTGT